The following are encoded together in the Acidobacteriota bacterium genome:
- a CDS encoding ABC transporter transmembrane domain-containing protein yields the protein MSLSGLEADEPSSAAVPFRRLYGLARPYLAPLISATVLLLVGSGVSLLWPFLAGRIVDTALDVDARSRLAQLVGGLIVLFAGVGTLYFFQIWLLGGAGARLLRDLRQRLFGHLVGLSVDFYDQRRVGELLSRMGSDLTVVQTALTEQIPSGLQALVRLVGVLTILLVLNTRLTLVALLVVPPVVVLATVFGRRLERVARQEVDAVAETSAWAEEALSGVRTLQAFSAEEQARERYRGRLSHLLAVQLRNVLLYATFGGLMTFGGYTAFALVFGYGAGLMYEGSLTAGELSTFLLYTFMIALSVGQLGSLYAGYRRLRGSSERVFELLDRESAIIDSPSSAPLFESASGLSVRSVGFRYETAEQPALTDVSLEVESGELAALVGPSGSGKSTLFSLLLRFYEPQQGEVLLDGRSLRDIALGDLRRRMALVPQEIFLFSGSVAENIRLAKPAAGDAEVRAAAEAAGAASFIESLDEGFATEVGERGVRLSAGQRQRIAIARAFLRDPQILLLDEATSSLDPDSEATVQRAIEQLLEGRTTIVIAHRLATARRARRIHVLDQGRLVAAGSHEELYAANELYRRYWLLQSLERQQPPAPIQSAAGG from the coding sequence GTGAGTCTCTCGGGGCTCGAAGCGGATGAGCCGTCTTCCGCGGCGGTGCCGTTCCGGCGGCTGTACGGTCTGGCCCGGCCGTATCTCGCGCCGCTGATCTCCGCGACCGTGCTGTTGCTGGTCGGCAGCGGCGTCAGTCTCCTGTGGCCGTTTCTGGCCGGACGAATCGTCGACACCGCCCTCGACGTGGACGCGCGGAGTCGGTTGGCGCAGTTGGTCGGCGGCTTGATCGTGCTGTTTGCGGGCGTCGGCACGTTGTACTTCTTCCAGATCTGGCTTCTGGGAGGGGCTGGAGCTCGCCTTCTGCGGGATCTCCGCCAGCGCCTGTTCGGGCACCTGGTCGGCCTGTCCGTGGACTTCTACGACCAAAGACGCGTTGGCGAACTCCTGTCGCGGATGGGGTCCGACCTCACTGTGGTCCAGACCGCTTTGACGGAGCAGATCCCTTCCGGGCTCCAGGCCCTGGTGCGGCTGGTTGGAGTGTTGACCATCCTCCTCGTTCTCAACACGCGGCTGACGCTGGTCGCGCTGCTGGTCGTTCCACCGGTCGTGGTGCTGGCGACAGTCTTCGGTCGACGACTCGAGAGGGTGGCTCGCCAGGAAGTCGACGCGGTGGCCGAAACCTCGGCCTGGGCGGAGGAGGCTCTCTCAGGCGTTCGGACCCTGCAGGCATTCTCGGCCGAGGAGCAGGCCCGCGAGCGATACCGGGGGCGGCTCTCCCACCTGCTCGCCGTCCAGCTCCGGAACGTCCTCCTGTACGCCACGTTTGGCGGGTTGATGACCTTCGGTGGCTACACGGCCTTCGCGCTGGTCTTCGGCTATGGCGCCGGGTTGATGTACGAAGGTTCGCTCACCGCGGGGGAACTGTCGACGTTCCTGCTCTACACGTTCATGATCGCGCTTTCCGTGGGACAGCTGGGTTCCCTCTACGCCGGCTATCGGCGACTGCGCGGCTCGAGTGAGCGGGTGTTCGAACTGCTGGACCGGGAATCCGCGATCATCGACTCGCCGTCGTCCGCTCCCTTGTTCGAGAGCGCTTCCGGGCTGAGCGTTCGCTCGGTCGGCTTCCGCTACGAAACCGCTGAGCAACCGGCGCTCACCGACGTGTCGCTGGAAGTGGAGTCAGGGGAGCTGGCCGCCTTGGTCGGACCTTCGGGTTCGGGGAAGAGCACGCTCTTCTCACTGCTGTTGCGCTTCTATGAACCCCAGCAGGGCGAAGTGCTGCTCGATGGCCGGTCTCTTCGCGACATCGCGCTGGGCGATCTGCGTCGCCGGATGGCCCTGGTGCCGCAGGAGATCTTCCTGTTCTCCGGCTCCGTGGCCGAGAACATTCGTCTGGCCAAGCCCGCGGCGGGCGACGCCGAGGTCCGTGCCGCCGCCGAGGCTGCGGGTGCGGCGTCCTTCATCGAAAGCCTCGATGAGGGTTTCGCGACGGAGGTTGGCGAGCGCGGCGTGCGCCTCTCGGCTGGCCAGCGCCAGCGGATCGCGATCGCTCGCGCGTTCCTGCGCGACCCGCAGATCCTCCTGCTGGACGAGGCGACGAGCTCTCTCGACCCGGACTCGGAGGCGACGGTCCAGCGCGCGATCGAGCAGTTGCTCGAGGGCAGGACGACGATCGTCATCGCCCACCGCCTGGCCACCGCGCGCCGGGCCCGGCGCATCCACGTCCTGGACCAGGGTCGGCTGGTCGCCGCCGGCAGCCACGAGGAGCTGTACGCGGCGAACGAACTCTACCGCCGCTACTGGTTGCTCCAGAGCCTGGAAAGGCAACAGCCGCCCGCGCCGATCCAGTCGGCGGCGGGCGGCTGA
- a CDS encoding TonB-dependent receptor, producing the protein MCKPEVEPPRLSYLLVLFLALCLAGPVLAQEGDAQDESEAEEPQEFEETIVVVGTRTEGRTVTASPVPVDVIPETELVSQGNNDLTNRIRTVVPSYNVGTQPISDAATLIRPANLRGLAPDHTLVLVNGKRRHRAAVIAWLGNGISDGSQGPDISVIPAIALRQVEVLRDGASAQYGSDAIAGVLNFQLKDASSGGSVEIRTGQFQDSNPGSSSGFGGQYTFAGDKGNSYAVAANFGMPMGDNGFFNLSMEYGAADPTSRSVQRNDALSVIRGGNSMVRDPAQVWGSPLLEDDIKVFANFGTLFNNGAQFYGHANYATRTTTGGFYFRNPHTRSGVFSNDSGGSILVGDRLWASTGVAGAGGCPALSVVSAGDGGTAPDPAALAAIEADPNCFTLYSRFPGGFTPQFGGDLTDSSIVAGVRGYLDSGMTWDLSVNVGSSEVDQFIYNTVNASLGYDTPTSFNPGIYEQTDTNVNFDITYPVRENMSLAAGLEWRNEQFRIGAGDAASWEIGPYAAQGFGSGSNGFNGYRPENSGTWDRANVAIYGDLEIDSPDDRGTFTAALRVEDFDGFGNTINAKVSGRRQVSDAVSLRAAASTGFRAPTPGQQNAFNVTTAFDPETGGLSNSGTVPSTSLPAALRGGEDLQPEEAVNFSAGLVVDQGEFTLTADIFLIDVDDRLAVSETFRQCALIQEPNCVTDAEIEQLLSGGFVEARNLKNFRFFVNDFATQTQGLDVVGTWTPPELGGDTSFSLVFNYTDTEVTDHNPDTVGPFRIATIEQGLPKFRYNLAMNHGADNWNLMARVNYFDGWWDSEDAQNLLGRNNAPMYPDYSGEFLLDVELGFPLPNNTSIAIGVQNLLNTYPEDNPGAADGVGNRYGQFSPFGFNGAYYYVRFNYAWGQSF; encoded by the coding sequence ATGTGCAAACCTGAAGTCGAGCCCCCTCGCCTGTCGTACCTGCTGGTCCTGTTCCTGGCCCTCTGTCTGGCCGGTCCGGTTCTGGCTCAGGAGGGGGACGCCCAGGACGAGTCCGAGGCCGAAGAACCGCAAGAGTTCGAAGAGACGATCGTCGTCGTCGGCACCCGCACGGAGGGACGCACCGTCACCGCATCGCCCGTGCCGGTCGACGTCATTCCCGAGACCGAACTCGTCAGTCAGGGCAACAACGACCTGACGAACCGAATCCGCACCGTCGTCCCGTCCTACAACGTCGGCACCCAGCCGATCAGCGACGCCGCGACCCTGATTCGGCCAGCCAACCTCCGCGGTCTGGCGCCGGACCACACGCTGGTCCTCGTCAACGGCAAGCGCCGCCACCGCGCCGCCGTCATCGCCTGGCTCGGCAACGGCATCTCCGACGGCTCCCAGGGGCCGGACATTTCCGTCATCCCGGCCATCGCGCTGCGGCAGGTCGAGGTCCTGCGCGACGGCGCCTCGGCCCAGTACGGCTCCGACGCGATCGCCGGGGTGCTCAACTTCCAGCTCAAGGATGCGAGTTCCGGCGGCAGCGTGGAGATCCGCACCGGCCAGTTCCAGGACTCGAACCCTGGATCCAGCTCCGGCTTCGGCGGCCAGTACACCTTCGCCGGCGACAAGGGCAACTCCTACGCGGTCGCCGCGAACTTCGGCATGCCGATGGGCGATAACGGCTTCTTCAACCTGAGCATGGAGTACGGAGCCGCCGACCCGACCAGCCGTAGTGTCCAGCGAAACGACGCGCTGTCCGTCATCCGCGGAGGTAACAGCATGGTGAGAGACCCGGCGCAGGTCTGGGGCTCGCCTCTGCTCGAGGACGACATCAAGGTGTTCGCCAACTTCGGCACGCTCTTCAACAACGGCGCCCAGTTCTACGGCCACGCGAACTACGCCACGCGGACGACCACGGGCGGCTTCTACTTCCGCAACCCGCACACGCGCTCCGGCGTGTTCAGCAACGACAGCGGCGGTTCCATCCTGGTCGGCGACCGGCTCTGGGCCAGCACCGGCGTCGCCGGCGCCGGCGGCTGTCCCGCGCTCTCGGTCGTGTCGGCCGGCGATGGCGGCACGGCCCCCGACCCGGCGGCCCTCGCGGCCATCGAGGCGGATCCGAACTGCTTCACCCTCTACTCGCGCTTCCCCGGCGGCTTCACGCCGCAGTTCGGAGGCGACCTGACGGATTCCTCGATCGTCGCCGGTGTCCGCGGCTACCTCGACAGCGGCATGACCTGGGATCTGAGCGTCAACGTCGGCAGCAGCGAGGTCGACCAGTTCATCTACAACACGGTGAACGCCTCGCTCGGCTACGACACGCCGACGTCGTTCAACCCCGGCATCTACGAGCAGACGGATACGAACGTCAACTTCGACATCACCTATCCGGTGCGCGAGAACATGAGTCTCGCCGCGGGCCTTGAGTGGCGCAACGAGCAGTTCCGGATCGGCGCCGGGGACGCCGCGTCCTGGGAGATCGGCCCCTACGCCGCCCAGGGATTCGGCTCCGGCTCGAACGGCTTCAACGGCTACCGGCCCGAGAACTCGGGTACCTGGGACCGTGCGAACGTCGCCATCTACGGCGACCTGGAGATCGACTCGCCGGACGACAGGGGAACCTTCACCGCCGCGCTGCGGGTCGAGGACTTCGACGGCTTCGGCAACACGATCAACGCGAAGGTGTCCGGCCGCCGCCAGGTGTCCGACGCGGTGTCACTGCGCGCCGCGGCCAGCACCGGCTTCCGCGCGCCGACGCCCGGCCAGCAGAACGCGTTCAACGTGACGACCGCCTTCGACCCCGAGACCGGCGGCCTGTCGAACAGCGGCACCGTGCCTTCGACCTCCTTGCCGGCTGCTCTGCGAGGCGGCGAGGACCTCCAGCCCGAGGAGGCGGTCAACTTCTCGGCGGGCTTGGTCGTCGACCAGGGCGAGTTCACCCTGACGGCGGACATCTTCCTCATCGACGTGGACGATCGGCTCGCGGTGTCCGAGACCTTCCGCCAGTGCGCCCTGATTCAGGAACCGAACTGCGTGACGGATGCGGAGATCGAGCAACTGCTCTCCGGCGGCTTCGTCGAGGCGCGGAACCTGAAGAACTTCCGGTTCTTCGTCAACGACTTCGCGACCCAGACGCAGGGTCTGGACGTGGTCGGCACATGGACGCCGCCGGAACTCGGCGGCGACACGAGCTTCAGCCTCGTGTTCAACTACACCGACACGGAGGTCACGGACCACAACCCCGACACGGTCGGCCCCTTCCGCATCGCCACGATCGAACAGGGTCTGCCGAAGTTCCGCTACAACCTGGCGATGAACCACGGCGCCGACAACTGGAACCTGATGGCCCGCGTGAACTACTTCGACGGCTGGTGGGACAGTGAGGACGCGCAGAACCTCCTGGGCCGGAACAACGCGCCGATGTACCCGGACTACAGCGGCGAGTTCCTGCTCGACGTCGAACTCGGCTTCCCGCTGCCGAACAACACGTCGATCGCCATCGGCGTGCAGAACCTGTTGAACACCTATCCGGAAGACAACCCCGGCGCCGCCGATGGAGTCGGCAACCGGTACGGTCAGTTCTCACCGTTCGGCTTCAACGGGGCCTACTACTACGTCCGCTTCAACTACGCCTGGGGTCAGAGCTTCTAG
- a CDS encoding BCCT family transporter gives MAPRPPRIDRTAFGVSVALIVLVCAPLALSPQAGGALVVQAYESLTERFGLIYQWATLAVTVFLVWLAFSHHGKRRLGHEDSRPDFNIFSWMAMLFCAGIGAGLLYWSTIEWVTYLDKPPFELAPNSTEAVEWAATYGIFHWGISAWALYCFPAVAIAIPYYRQHAPVLRLSTGLHALIGRDGYDRPPARVVDVLFILALVGGTGTSLGLGTPMVAACVSEVLGIEQTFGLQVTILLVCVTLFAASVYLGLERGIKPLSDGSVLAAIVLLAFILIVGPTNFLLRSGTNSIGLMLENFIRLNTWTDPVARTGFIEDMTVFYWAWWIAYGPFMGLFVTRISRGRTVRQLILGMLVLGTLGCALFYAVLGNYSMHLDLSGALPVRDIAAQAGSETAIAQSIGFLPLGTLVLAVFALVAIVFIATTYDSASYCLAASATRNLPEGTHPARWHRLFWAVAVGILPVTLMFIGQEGGNNQLRVIQSATLVVSLPLLVVGALMAVSLMRSLREADRESET, from the coding sequence GTGGCTCCTCGCCCACCCCGCATCGACCGCACCGCCTTCGGCGTCAGCGTCGCGCTGATCGTGCTGGTCTGCGCTCCCCTCGCGCTGTCGCCCCAGGCAGGCGGCGCCCTGGTGGTCCAGGCCTACGAGTCACTGACCGAGCGCTTCGGCCTCATCTACCAGTGGGCGACGCTGGCGGTCACCGTCTTCCTGGTCTGGCTCGCCTTCAGCCACCACGGCAAGCGAAGGCTCGGCCACGAAGATAGCCGGCCGGACTTCAACATCTTCAGTTGGATGGCGATGCTCTTCTGCGCCGGCATCGGGGCAGGACTCCTCTACTGGTCGACGATCGAATGGGTGACATACCTCGACAAGCCTCCCTTCGAACTCGCCCCGAACTCCACCGAGGCGGTCGAATGGGCGGCGACCTACGGCATCTTCCACTGGGGCATCTCGGCCTGGGCGCTGTACTGCTTCCCGGCCGTGGCGATCGCGATCCCCTACTACCGGCAGCACGCGCCGGTACTCCGCCTGAGCACAGGCCTGCACGCGCTGATCGGCCGCGACGGCTACGACCGCCCCCCTGCGCGGGTCGTCGACGTCCTGTTCATCCTGGCCCTTGTCGGCGGTACCGGCACTTCACTCGGGCTGGGAACGCCGATGGTGGCGGCCTGCGTCAGCGAAGTCCTGGGCATCGAACAGACCTTCGGACTTCAGGTGACGATCCTGCTCGTCTGCGTCACGCTGTTCGCGGCCAGCGTCTACCTCGGACTCGAACGAGGCATCAAGCCGCTGTCCGACGGCTCGGTCCTCGCCGCGATCGTCCTGCTCGCCTTCATCCTGATCGTCGGCCCGACGAACTTCCTTCTTCGCAGCGGCACCAACTCCATCGGTTTGATGCTCGAGAACTTCATCCGGCTGAACACCTGGACGGACCCTGTGGCGCGCACCGGCTTCATAGAGGACATGACCGTCTTCTACTGGGCCTGGTGGATTGCCTACGGACCCTTCATGGGCCTGTTCGTGACCCGCATCTCCCGGGGCCGGACGGTGCGCCAACTGATCCTCGGCATGCTGGTGCTGGGCACGCTCGGCTGCGCCCTCTTCTACGCCGTGCTCGGCAACTACAGCATGCACCTGGACCTGTCGGGAGCGCTTCCCGTGCGCGACATCGCCGCTCAGGCCGGCAGCGAGACCGCGATCGCCCAGAGCATCGGCTTTCTGCCGCTCGGGACCCTCGTCCTCGCCGTCTTCGCGCTCGTGGCGATCGTCTTCATTGCCACGACCTACGACTCCGCGTCCTACTGCCTGGCGGCGTCTGCCACCCGCAACCTGCCGGAAGGAACCCATCCGGCCCGGTGGCATCGGCTGTTCTGGGCCGTTGCGGTCGGCATTCTGCCAGTCACGTTGATGTTCATCGGCCAGGAGGGCGGCAACAACCAACTGCGAGTCATCCAGTCGGCCACCCTGGTCGTCTCGCTGCCTCTCCTCGTCGTCGGAGCGCTCATGGCGGTGTCCCTGATGCGCTCGCTTCGGGAAGCGGACCGCGAGTCCGAGACCTGA
- a CDS encoding M20/M25/M40 family metallo-hydrolase, with the protein MDTGTVDAGRHRAEIELVQGLVAVPSLSRHEAAASGWLSEQMAARGLERCHVDGALNAVGELGDPAASRLVVLLGHIDTVPGNIPVRIEDDGSPHGVLHGRGSVDAKGPLASFVAAAARLGGDWARAHDLRVIVAGATEEEAATSRGAHFLLKRLNGRDEPAPDFCIIGEPSHWHRVTLGYKGRLLIDLMARRPSSHTAGPEVGVGITAFDLWRRLEQVAERHGGRTPFERVLPSLRSIGTTSDGLYDTVRADYGLRLPVDFDVSALVEELTDWFGGAAADIDGPLFSDLDPERGTGTIRCEQGHAGLELSLRGYEIGVRADRHSPLVRAFLAAIRAVGGPQVAPKFVVKTGTCDMNIVWPVWRCPILAYGPGDSTLDHTPNEHLDLNEYLLAVDTVELALRNLAAAMPVTG; encoded by the coding sequence GTGGACACCGGGACCGTCGACGCCGGCCGCCACCGCGCCGAGATCGAGCTGGTGCAGGGACTCGTCGCGGTGCCTTCGCTGTCGCGGCACGAAGCGGCCGCCAGCGGCTGGCTCTCCGAACAGATGGCCGCGCGGGGCCTCGAACGCTGCCACGTCGACGGCGCGCTGAACGCCGTCGGCGAACTGGGCGACCCCGCGGCCTCCCGCCTGGTCGTCCTGCTCGGGCACATCGACACTGTGCCGGGGAACATCCCGGTCCGGATCGAGGACGACGGATCGCCTCACGGCGTCCTGCATGGCCGGGGTTCGGTCGACGCGAAGGGGCCGCTCGCCAGCTTCGTGGCGGCGGCGGCGCGACTCGGTGGAGACTGGGCCCGCGCCCACGACCTGCGGGTGATCGTCGCCGGCGCGACGGAAGAGGAAGCTGCGACCTCCCGCGGCGCCCACTTCCTGCTGAAGCGGCTGAACGGCCGCGACGAGCCGGCGCCCGACTTTTGCATCATCGGCGAGCCCAGCCACTGGCACCGGGTGACGCTCGGTTACAAGGGACGCCTGCTGATCGACCTGATGGCCCGGCGGCCGAGCAGCCACACCGCCGGCCCGGAGGTCGGCGTCGGCATCACCGCGTTCGACCTCTGGCGGCGCCTGGAACAGGTGGCGGAGCGCCACGGAGGCCGGACACCCTTCGAGCGTGTGCTGCCCAGCCTGCGCTCGATCGGGACGACGAGCGACGGTCTCTATGACACTGTTCGCGCCGACTACGGCCTGAGGCTCCCCGTCGACTTCGACGTCTCCGCACTGGTCGAGGAACTGACGGACTGGTTTGGCGGCGCGGCGGCGGACATCGACGGGCCGCTGTTCTCGGACCTCGACCCGGAGCGCGGCACCGGCACGATCCGCTGCGAGCAGGGGCATGCCGGCCTGGAACTGAGCCTGCGCGGCTACGAGATCGGGGTCCGGGCCGACCGGCACTCGCCCCTGGTCCGCGCGTTCCTCGCCGCCATTCGCGCGGTCGGCGGCCCGCAGGTCGCGCCGAAGTTCGTCGTCAAGACCGGCACCTGCGACATGAACATCGTCTGGCCCGTCTGGCGCTGTCCCATCCTTGCCTACGGCCCGGGGGACAGTACACTCGACCACACACCGAACGAGCACCTGGATCTGAACGAGTACCTGCTGGCGGTCGACACCGTGGAACTTGCGCTGAGGAATCTCGCCGCGGCCATGCCGGTCACCGGCTGA
- a CDS encoding aspartate aminotransferase family protein produces MSASAEDRRLGTWAPRRPTPPIVGGEGCELIAENGDRYLDLTAGYGVCCLGYNHQAIVDAIRQQAERLTFCPLNVSSAVRAEYVEALAAVLPAPLDRVFLCNSGTEAVEGAIKFAALVTGRSRTVALRNSFHGRTLGALAMTWNPAARRPYDGLLHDAVFVQSEAEAIDQAVTEETAAVVLEPVQGEGGVNVLTDDLLLAARRACDRHGAMLIFDEVQTGFGRCGNWFAHQHTPGLEPDVMAMAKGIGSGFPLGAIAYGGRVAEALRPGSHGSTYGGNPLACAVGLAVIETLRRLDLPERAATVGGRFADSLRSRFGSNPRVREVRGRGLLIGVVLRERAGRHIARLATEHRILALPAGPNVIRLLPPLIVSDDELERGAEAIQAVLGGE; encoded by the coding sequence ATGAGTGCCAGCGCCGAGGATCGCCGCCTCGGGACCTGGGCGCCGCGCCGGCCCACTCCGCCCATCGTCGGTGGCGAGGGCTGTGAACTGATTGCGGAGAACGGCGACCGCTATCTGGATCTGACCGCCGGCTACGGCGTCTGCTGCCTGGGCTACAACCACCAGGCAATCGTCGACGCCATCAGGCAGCAGGCGGAGCGGCTCACCTTCTGTCCGCTCAACGTGTCGAGCGCCGTCCGGGCGGAGTACGTCGAGGCGCTGGCCGCCGTCCTGCCCGCACCGCTCGACCGCGTGTTCCTGTGCAACAGCGGCACGGAGGCGGTCGAGGGCGCGATCAAGTTCGCGGCGCTGGTCACGGGAAGAAGCCGGACCGTAGCGCTCCGGAACAGCTTTCACGGCCGCACCCTGGGCGCACTGGCGATGACCTGGAACCCCGCTGCCCGCAGGCCCTACGACGGCCTGCTTCACGATGCCGTCTTCGTTCAGTCGGAGGCCGAGGCGATCGACCAGGCGGTCACCGAAGAGACGGCCGCGGTCGTCCTCGAACCCGTGCAGGGCGAAGGCGGCGTCAACGTGCTCACCGACGATCTCCTCCTGGCTGCGCGCCGCGCCTGCGACCGGCACGGCGCCATGCTCATCTTCGACGAAGTGCAGACGGGCTTCGGCCGCTGCGGCAACTGGTTCGCCCATCAGCACACGCCCGGACTCGAGCCCGACGTGATGGCGATGGCGAAGGGCATCGGCAGCGGCTTTCCGCTCGGAGCGATCGCCTACGGCGGCCGGGTCGCCGAGGCGCTCCGCCCCGGAAGCCACGGCTCGACCTACGGCGGCAACCCGCTCGCCTGCGCGGTCGGCCTGGCCGTGATCGAGACGCTCCGACGTCTCGACCTGCCCGAGAGGGCAGCGACGGTGGGCGGGCGTTTCGCCGATTCCCTCAGGAGCCGCTTCGGCTCGAACCCGCGGGTGCGGGAAGTTCGGGGACGCGGCCTGCTGATCGGTGTCGTCCTGCGTGAACGCGCGGGACGCCACATCGCTCGCCTCGCTACCGAACACCGGATCCTGGCCCTGCCCGCTGGTCCGAACGTGATCCGCCTGCTGCCTCCGTTGATCGTCTCGGACGACGAACTCGAACGCGGCGCCGAGGCGATCCAGGCCGTGCTCGGAGGAGAATGA
- a CDS encoding [LysW]-aminoadipate kinase, whose protein sequence is MSDPTPNPSGQPLVIKAGGGKALDLEAIVADVGSLWRAGRLVVLVHGGAETTNEVAEQLGHPPQFVTSESGYSSRRTDRRTLEIFEMVYCGLVNKRWVELLQRQGVAAVGLSGLDGRLFEGRRKDRLRIRHGGRRMVLRDDWTGTVEKVNEELLRLLLDGGYLPVLTPPGASFDGEAVNVDGDRAAAAITTALGAPTLVYLSGAPGLLADFPDEDSLIPRFEVARGALSGAAPDAGVEPLAAAAEDRMKKKVLGAAEALRGGADRVIFADGRIERPVQAALDGAGTHIVVRTSNPREDS, encoded by the coding sequence ATGTCCGACCCCACTCCGAACCCCAGCGGCCAGCCGCTGGTGATCAAGGCCGGCGGCGGCAAGGCGCTCGACCTCGAGGCCATCGTGGCCGATGTCGGATCCCTGTGGCGAGCCGGCCGGCTCGTCGTCCTGGTGCACGGCGGGGCGGAGACGACGAACGAAGTCGCCGAGCAGTTGGGACACCCACCACAGTTCGTGACCAGCGAAAGCGGCTACAGCAGCCGCCGGACCGACCGCCGCACGCTCGAGATCTTCGAGATGGTCTATTGCGGCCTGGTGAACAAACGCTGGGTCGAACTCCTCCAGCGCCAGGGCGTTGCAGCAGTCGGGCTGTCCGGACTCGACGGCCGGCTGTTCGAGGGGCGCCGCAAGGACAGGCTGCGCATCCGGCACGGCGGCCGGCGAATGGTGCTGCGCGACGACTGGACCGGCACCGTCGAGAAGGTGAACGAAGAACTTCTGCGCCTGCTGCTCGACGGCGGCTACCTGCCGGTGCTGACGCCCCCCGGCGCCTCCTTCGACGGCGAAGCCGTGAACGTGGACGGGGATCGCGCGGCCGCCGCCATCACGACTGCCCTTGGTGCCCCGACCCTCGTCTACCTCTCCGGCGCTCCGGGACTGCTCGCCGACTTCCCCGACGAGGACTCCCTGATTCCCCGCTTCGAAGTCGCGCGCGGCGCGCTCTCCGGCGCCGCCCCGGACGCTGGAGTCGAACCTCTGGCGGCCGCGGCAGAAGACCGGATGAAGAAGAAGGTGCTCGGCGCCGCCGAGGCGCTCCGCGGCGGGGCCGACCGGGTCATCTTCGCCGACGGCCGGATCGAGCGGCCCGTGCAGGCGGCCCTCGACGGAGCGGGCACTCACATCGTCGTCCGAACGTCGAACCCGCGGGAGGATTCGTGA
- the argC gene encoding N-acetyl-gamma-glutamyl-phosphate reductase — MTLRASIVGGSGYAGGELLRLLLGHPGFEVAQITSRRLAGSFVHFTHPNLRGHTDLRFSTVDELERCDLLFLCLPHGNAARHIDLYSELAPKVVDLSADFRLRSAGAWGDWYGTAHVAPLWLDRFVYGLPELDREAVAGADLASGVGCNATATLLGLLPLLEPGPVENDLVDWSRGVVTELKVGSSEGGASSSDASHHPERSGVVRSFRPTGHRHTAEVEQAFASRGVDVAGDVHLSVTAVEMVRGVLATSHIFLADATNARAAERELFRTYRSFCQQHPFIRLVKDRRGIHRYPEPKILAGSNHAEVGFDLDPKTGRLVVICAIDNLMKGAAGNAVQCANLMCGYGETRGLGFLGLHPV, encoded by the coding sequence ATGACTCTCCGAGCATCGATCGTCGGCGGGTCCGGTTACGCCGGCGGCGAGTTGCTGCGGCTGCTGCTCGGTCACCCCGGATTCGAGGTCGCGCAGATCACTTCGCGCCGGCTGGCCGGCTCCTTCGTGCACTTCACCCACCCCAACCTCCGCGGTCACACCGATCTGCGTTTCTCCACCGTGGACGAACTCGAGCGCTGCGACCTGCTCTTCCTCTGCCTCCCGCACGGCAACGCGGCCAGGCACATCGACCTCTACTCCGAACTCGCACCGAAAGTCGTCGATCTCTCGGCGGACTTCCGGCTTCGTTCGGCCGGGGCCTGGGGGGATTGGTACGGCACCGCCCATGTCGCTCCGCTGTGGCTCGACCGTTTCGTGTACGGCCTGCCCGAGCTGGACCGCGAGGCAGTGGCCGGCGCCGACCTCGCGAGCGGTGTCGGATGCAATGCGACCGCGACCCTGCTCGGTCTGCTTCCACTGCTCGAACCCGGACCCGTGGAGAACGATCTCGTCGACTGGAGCCGGGGCGTCGTCACCGAACTGAAAGTCGGCAGCAGCGAAGGCGGCGCGTCGTCGTCCGATGCCTCCCACCACCCGGAGCGGTCGGGCGTGGTTCGCAGCTTCCGGCCGACGGGCCACCGGCACACCGCCGAGGTCGAACAGGCGTTCGCCAGCCGCGGCGTCGACGTTGCCGGCGACGTCCACCTCTCGGTGACGGCCGTCGAGATGGTGCGCGGCGTTCTCGCGACCAGCCACATCTTCCTTGCCGACGCGACGAATGCCAGGGCCGCCGAGCGCGAGCTCTTCCGGACCTACCGCTCCTTCTGCCAGCAGCATCCCTTCATTCGTCTGGTCAAGGACCGGCGCGGCATCCACCGCTATCCCGAGCCGAAGATCCTCGCCGGCAGCAATCACGCCGAGGTCGGTTTCGACCTGGATCCAAAGACCGGGCGCCTGGTGGTCATCTGCGCCATCGACAACCTGATGAAGGGCGCGGCCGGCAACGCGGTCCAGTGCGCCAACCTGATGTGCGGCTACGGAGAGACCCGGGGCCTCGGTTTCCTCGGGCTTCACCCCGTTTAG